From Pleurocapsa sp. PCC 7319:
TCTCAAATTTACTGTTACAGAACCTATTAAAAAAATGTCTTATTTATCTAAGCAGCTTAGTATGGGAGATATGGATACGGAATTTGAACAAAATACTAATGATGAAATTGGTATTTTGGCAGCTTCTCTCAATCGTCTTAAAGTCAGTATGAAAATGGCAATGGAAATGTTAGATAAAAAGTGATTAAATTATAGAAGGTGAAAACCCACGAGCGCGACTCCTTGTAGGTTTATTACTGGCGATTTATGAGGGGCTAACTAGCAGAGGCAGGAGCGAAAACTTTTGTCGTCCCTAATTTACCCAATTTAGGATTAAACTTGGGATACTTGTTTCTGCCAGCAAAGAAGTTGATCAATGCTGTGTTTAGATGTCTTAACCCTTGTTGTAGTGGTACAGATGAAACTTGCTTAAGCCAAAGTTTTTCTGAATCTTTCTTAAGTTTTTACTGGCTTTGGCGAGCAGTAGATGATAAAAGAAGAATTTTAGATATCTTGATTCAAAAACGTCGCAACATCAAGGCAATGGGCTGTCTGTTTTTGTTTTGAAAAAGATCATTTTAATACTCTACATTTTAATACTCTACATTTTAATACTCAACCTGCTAAATATCCGTTACAAGCTGCTTCATCTGTACCTTGGCAGCAAAGTTTAAGACATCTAAAACATTACCTTCCTTCTATGACGAATATGCAGGGTAAGCACAAGAAAAATTTGGTCAAATCAGTATTATAAATTACATTTTTGTTTCAGTATAATAGGTTGCATTTAAACTGCTTAAAATAAATGTATAATCATGGCTTAAAGTAATTATTTTGGCTAATGGAGAAAGCGTTACCGATGATTGACAATGCTTTTAAAGTAGTTGATTTTGAAGATTTAACTCTACAACCTAAGTCATTTAATAATGACTCTGAGGTGTCGGGTGAATTTACTAGTAATGCTGCTTTCTTTAACAACGATTTCAATTCTGATTTTGGCAGTTGGGCAGACTGGCATCAGTTTGATACTACAGGTGTAGCAGATCTTGAATTCGCTAATCAACAGATGATTGTAAAACTAGAAAAGATGATACCAGTCAAGTGAGATTGAGCAATACATCAGAGCTTGCTCAACAACTTATGCAATTTCAAATTAACCAATGAGAATTATTTGAGTTGCACTTTTTTCTTGATCTCAAAATCATCCTTCATTCTCTTAGGTGATTAATTATACTTCTCGTACATCTTTTCAGACCCTAGTCACAGTCACAGTCAGAACTAAGTTATACCTCATTAATACGGGAGAGGCTTTACAAGAGGTTGAAACATTTTAGGAAGTAGAGGAATTTATGTTAAGACAATGGCTAATTGATATGGCAACTCCACATAATAAATCTTCAGTATCGGCAAAATTAAGAGCCAAAAGATTTGTTCTTTTTAAAAGTCTCTTGACCTCGACATCTTATCCTTTAAAAATTCTTGATGTAGGTGGTAGAGAGACAATTTGGTCTAGAGAGGGATTTTGTAATCCAAGTGCAGTTTATAAATACCAAATTACAATTCTCAACATCTATCAAGAAAAGACAAATTTTCCCAATATAAAATCAATTGTTGGTGATGCCAGAAATATGAGTCAATTTGCTGATGGAGAATTTGACATAGTTTTTTCTAATTCTGTAATCGAACATGTTGGCGATTATAAGAACAAAATGCAGATGGCTAAGGAAATTCAACGTGTAGGCAAAAAATATTTTGTTCAGACACCAAATTTCTATTTTCCGATTGAACCTCATTTTGTATATCCTTTCTTTCAGTTTCTTCCTTTACAGATAAAAGTCTGGATACTAATGCATATCGGTAGAAGACGTAAAAAAATTGATAGTCAAGAACAAGCCAAAAATGTTGTTAATGGAATAAATTTACTTACCAAAAAAGAATTTATCAAACTATTTCCCAAAGCAAGTATTTTTGAAGAGAAGTTTTTGGGTTTGACCAAATCTTTCATCGCTTATGAAAAATAATGTCTCGAATAATTAACATCAGGCGTTTTTAATAAAAAGCTGTTATAAAAATCGCTGTTGAAAATCTCTTGCTTGCTCTGGGTTATTGATAGTTTTGGCGAGAGCCAAACATAGCTCCTCTTGAGAAATAGTAGGATTTTGTTTAATAATGCGATCGCAAACAATAGTTGCTATGGGCCCGATAAACTCAGCTAATTCCTGGCAGCAACGTTTGACAAACTCTGGAGCTATTGGAGAATTATTCAAGGAACTAGTACTAATAGAATTTTGCTTGACAATAGATGTAGGTTTTGGCTCAGATGAAGATGATTTAAAGTGCTCATCAAGAATTTGCAAGCTAGGTTCTAGGGCAATAATTTGATTAAAAATTTCTCTGGCAGTGCTGGGACGTTGGGACGGACAAAATGCCATCATCCGATTTAATAAATCGGCGAATTGAGGTGAAACTCCCTCAACAGCTTGTTGCCAATCCAGTCTATTTTGCGAAAAATTATAAAAATAAGTGGGATTTTTAGCAGTCAAAAGAAAAATCATCGTGCCGCTAAGAGAGTAAAAATCTGATTGCAGAACGGCTTTTCCTCTCATCTGTTCTATGGGAGTATACCCTTGAGTAACAACTCCTGTAATCTGTCCTAATGCCTGCTTGGCAATATAACTTTGATCTACTTTTCTAGCTGTTCCAAAATCGATCAGAACTAAACAACCGTTGCTGCGCAGCATTATATTAGCTGGTTTAATGTCTCTGTGAAAAAAATTACGATCGTGAACTTGTTCCAGAATAAGAGTCAATTCAGCTAACCAGCGCAAAACTCTTTTTGGTTTAACTGGGCGGTTGCCTCTCTGATGAATATATTCATGGAGATTTAAGCCCTCAATTTTTTCCATTACCAGACAGTGTAGAGGTTCTTGTTGCTGATTAGCAAAGTATAGAAAATAACCATCTAAATCTATCTTAGGTATACCAGGATGATTGAAAACACCTAAAATTCTAGCTTCTTGTTGAAATAGCTCTACGTATTTAGGGTGGTTATCCGTGAGAACTTTAAGTAACCAAGAACGAGAATTGACATCTATTATTTCGTATGTCGTACCAAATCCCCCGTGACCCAGTTCTCGAACTACACGATACCTTCCATCTAATAGTAACTCTGAGCCACAACCCATACAAAAAATTGTGGTATCAGAGTTCTGAGGTTTGGGACATTCAGGATTGATACAAAGACTCATTAACTTGATTAGTTTATTTATGTAAAATTAAAAATAAAACGATATATTTTCTTAACAATTAATTAATTTATGAATTATTAATATTAGAAAATAGAGTTGAGATAGATCTTTATTTTATCAAATTGATTCTTTTGAGCCTACATAATTATTATCAGTTGTGATCGAACTGGAATATATATTTCAATATATACATCAGAGCCAAAAATTATGCGGAAATGGTTATCATGGTCAA
This genomic window contains:
- a CDS encoding class I SAM-dependent methyltransferase yields the protein MLRQWLIDMATPHNKSSVSAKLRAKRFVLFKSLLTSTSYPLKILDVGGRETIWSREGFCNPSAVYKYQITILNIYQEKTNFPNIKSIVGDARNMSQFADGEFDIVFSNSVIEHVGDYKNKMQMAKEIQRVGKKYFVQTPNFYFPIEPHFVYPFFQFLPLQIKVWILMHIGRRRKKIDSQEQAKNVVNGINLLTKKEFIKLFPKASIFEEKFLGLTKSFIAYEK
- a CDS encoding serine/threonine-protein kinase gives rise to the protein MSLCINPECPKPQNSDTTIFCMGCGSELLLDGRYRVVRELGHGGFGTTYEIIDVNSRSWLLKVLTDNHPKYVELFQQEARILGVFNHPGIPKIDLDGYFLYFANQQQEPLHCLVMEKIEGLNLHEYIHQRGNRPVKPKRVLRWLAELTLILEQVHDRNFFHRDIKPANIMLRSNGCLVLIDFGTARKVDQSYIAKQALGQITGVVTQGYTPIEQMRGKAVLQSDFYSLSGTMIFLLTAKNPTYFYNFSQNRLDWQQAVEGVSPQFADLLNRMMAFCPSQRPSTAREIFNQIIALEPSLQILDEHFKSSSSEPKPTSIVKQNSISTSSLNNSPIAPEFVKRCCQELAEFIGPIATIVCDRIIKQNPTISQEELCLALAKTINNPEQARDFQQRFL